DNA sequence from the Acidobacteriota bacterium genome:
ATCAACAAGCTGCCGGCGCAGTTCATTGCGCCTCCCATCGCCACGGTGCTGCTCTGGGGCGTCTTCTGGCGCCGCGGAACGCGTCAGGCGGGGACGTTCACCCTGCTCTTCGGCTTCGTGGCCGGCTTCATCATCTTCCTGTTCGACATGGGCTTCGGCTTCCTCGGCGGCGTCCAGTACGTCTCCGACCCCGTGAACGGCCTGGGGATCCCGTTCCTGCTCCAAGCGTGGTGGTACTTCTGCATCCTGAGCGTCATCTACGTGGCAGTCAGCCTGGCGACCCCGCCACCAAAGCCCGAGCAGATCGACGGCCTGACCTGGGACAAGCCCTACGCGTTCCTGGCCCGGTCGGAGATCACGGGAGTCCGCGACCCGCGGCTGCTGGCGGCGCTGCTGGCCGCTGCTCTGGTCGTGATGTACGTGCTGGTGCGGTAGGGCGAAGCGGACCCCCCCGTCCGAAACTCGGGGCAAGCCAGGCAGTCCAAGAGACGGGCTCAAGATCCGTCCTAGCCCTATGAAGGGCGGGAAAGCGATGCAGAGCACAGCAGTAGAATGGCGGGAAGCACGACGCAAGCTTGAGGAAGTCGGGTTCGACCCGAGTCAGGCTGAGGCGCTGGTCGAGATGGTGAGCAGCCGCGAGCAACAGCTGGCAACAAGGGACGACGTAGCTGTCCTTAGGGGCGATGTCGCCGTACTCAAGCACGACGTCGCTCTGCTCAAGGACGATGTCGCCGATCTGAAGGTCGGAATGGCCTCGATCGAGGGCCGTCTGGATGGCCTCACGGCTGTAGTCGACACCCTAAGACGCGAAGTACGGGACCGCCACGAGAGCCTGAGGAAGGAGCTCAACGCTCGAATCGACGCCCTGGACGTCAGCGTAGGCGCACGTCTGGAAGCGTTCAGCAGCGAGTTGAACGGCCGGATGACGGCGTTGGAAGGTGATGTAGCCGGCCGGATGACCGCGTTGGAAGGTGATGTAACCGGCCGGATGACCGCGTTGGAAGCTGGTGTAACCGGCCGGATGGCCACGTTGGAAGCTGGTGTAACCGGCCGGATGGCCGCGTTGGAAGCTGGTGTAACCGGCCGGATGACCGCGCTGGAAGGCGGCCTGACCGGCAGGATGGACGGCCTCGGCAGTCAACTGACGACGATCAAGTGGTTCCTCGGCGCCATGATCGCCATGATGGCGCCGGCCACGGTGGCGCTCGTTCGCCTGGCTTTCCTGTAGGCGGCGGCTGCCCGCGGACGCCGAAACGATCGGTGGAGCCGAAAGGAGGACGCCTGCCTTTCCCTCTTGCGCGACGCGACTTTCTCCGGGCGTCCCTCATCGGGTTCGGCGCCTGCCTCGGCCTGCCGTCCTGGGCCGCGCAAACGACCGGTGACCGAGACCGCTTCGGAGGCTGGACCGGGCTGAAGTTCGACGCCACGGGCTTCTTTCGCACGGAGCACGATGGCCGGCGCTGGTGGCTGGTCACTCCGGAGGGCCACGCCTTCATCAGTTGGGGCGTCAACCACTACCACGCGAACTGGTGGGCGCAGGACTACAACCGCGATCACTGGCTGCGGCGATTCGGCGCGGAGGACGTGCACGACCGGGCCTGGAACCGGGGGTTCCGCGAGGCCGCCCTGGCCGATCTGCGAAGGCTCGGCCTCAACACTCTGGGCATTCACACGAACGCCACGATGCTCACCCACCCGCCCGGTCGGGCCCAGTTTCCCTTCGTCGCGCCCTACGAACCGCTCGTGCTGTCGCACTACCTCAAGCCCCAGCCGGACGCCTACGCGGACATCTTCGCATCCGAGTTCGAGGCGCTATGCGAGCGCACGGCCCGCCAAGTCGCCGCGCCCTACCGCGACGACCCGATGGTGCTGGGCTACTGCATGGCCGACTGTCCGCCCTTGACCGACAACGAGGCGGCATGGAACGGCAGCACCACGTGGCCCCGCCGGTTACGCAACTTCGCCGCCGAAGCCCCCGGCAAGCAGGCGTATGTCGGCTGCATGCGCGAGCGCTACGGCGACGTGTCCGGTTTCAACGCGACCTACGGCACCCGCTTCGGAACGTGGCCGGATCTGCTCGAGGCAAGAGACTGGCGGCCCGATCAGGCCCCCGCGAATCAGGCGGAGCGCGGCGACAACGCCGCGTTCCTGCTGCTCTGCGTCGAGAGCTACTACTCGGTCGCCAGAGCCGCCCTGCGCCGCGCCGACCCGAACCACCTCTTCCTGGGCGACAAGATCAACGGTGACACGGACGGGCTCCACTCGGTCGCGGCCGTGACGAGCCGGTTCACCGACCTGGTGAACACTCAGCACTACGCCCGCTGGGAGGGTCAGCGCGAGACGATGGATCGGCTGACGGACACTGTGGGGCAGCCTTTCCTGAACGGCGACGCCGCCTACACCACGCCGACCAAGACGATGCCCAATCCCCATGGACAGCACGCGCGCGACATGGCGGAGCGCGCCCTCTGGACACGGGAGTTCATGGAGAACGCCACCGCCCGTCCTGACTTCGTCGGCTGGCACATGTGCGGGATGATCGACACCGCGAACACCATGCCCGGCAAGGAGCAGGCTCAGCACCAGGGTCTGATGACCGTCCGCGGCGAGTTCTATCCCGAGATGGAAGCGACGGTCCGCGACATCTCGGATCGCCTCTACGTCCTCGCCACCGGAACGGGGTGAAAGCCGGTCCGCCGCGGCCTTCGCCGCCTCAGCCGGCTTTCTTCACTTCGAACGGCACCGCGAGCTGCTCCCACTGCAGCGCGACCCACGAGTCCACGATCACGAACTCCATCTCCTCCACGTGCTGCCCGATGGCTTTCGGGGTGGCGGTCACCCGTGCCGCGTCCTGACCGGCGTCGTACCGGAAGGCGCCCCACTGCTTCGCGGCCTTGTTGAAGATGACGGTCCACTCGTTCTCGCCCGGCTCGGTGAAGAGGGCATAGGTGCCGGCGGCCAGCTTCTGACCGCCGATCTCGACGTCGGCGCTGAAGGTGATCGTGGTCGCCTCGTCGGCGCCCGTCCGCCAGACCTGGCCGTAAGGAACCAGGCCGCCCCAGATCGTCCGGCCCTTCACCTTGGGCCGTCCGTACTCCACCGTGATGGAGACGCCGTCGATCTTCCCCTTCACCATCCCGTTCTTGCTCGCCCTGTCGGCATCGTCAGCGCGCTGCGCCATGGCGGGAAGCGCCGTGACCAGCAGGGCCGCGAAGATCAGGGGAATCGTTGCTCGGTACTTGTGCATGTCGTCCTCCAGCTAGAGAGTGTCATTTCGGCTCGCGACCGTAGGATAAACGGAAACCCGTAGTCCGTGTAGAAGCTCACACTGGGTGCGCCGGCGTCCCCGCCGGCATTCGGACAGCGGAAACTCCGGAACATCTTGGAACAACGGCATGGTGCAATCCCTCCGCCCGGTCCTCCCCCTGCTGCTCATCGCGGCTCTGGGCTGCCAACCAGAAGCCGGCGACGATCCGCCCAACGTCGTCCTCCTCATGGCCGACGACATGGGCTGGGCGCAGACCGGCTACTACGGCCATCCCCTGCTGAAGACGCCCCATCTCGACGCGATGGCCGGCGCCGGACTGCGCATGGACCGGTTCTACGCCGGCGCACCGAGCTGCACGCCGACCCGGGCAACCGTCATGACCGGCCGCACGAACGATCGCACCGGAGCGTTCCGCGTCGGCGACTCGATCAACAAGCAGGAGAAGTCGCTCGCCACGGCATTCCGGCAGGCCGGTTACGCGACGGCTCACTTTGGCAAGTGGCACCTGAACCAGGTCCACCCGAGCGGCGACAATCCGCTCCCCGGAGACGACCCCCACAATCCGGGCGAACTCGGCTTCGGCTACTGGCTGAGCCACACGAACCAGTTCAACCTGGACCCCGTCTTCAGTCAGAACGGAGTGCCAAAGCAGTTCGAGGGCGACTCGTCGGAGATCCTGGTCGCCGAAGCGCTGCGCTACATCTCGGAGCAGCGGGAGAACGGGAAGCCGGTGTTCGCGGTGATCTGGTACGCCTCACCGCACCGGCCCTTCGGCGCCTTCCCGGAAGACGAGGAGCCGTTCACGCAACTCGACGACGCCTCCAGGACGCACCACGCCGAGATCGTCGCCATGGACCGCTCGATCGGCACCCTCCGCGAGGGCCTGCGTGAACTCGGCATCGCCGGCAACACCCTGGTCTGGTTCACCAGCGACAACGGCGGGCTACCGGACATCGACTACGGCCCCGAGAATCCCGGCATCCGCCCCGACACCACCGGCCACCTGCGCGGCTTCAAGAAGGACTTCTACGAGGGCGGCCTGCGCGTGCCGACGATCATCGAATGGCCAGACGGCATCGCGCCGAGGATCTCCAACTTCCCCGCCAGCACGATGGACATCTTCCCGACGCTGATCGAGGTCGCAAAGCTCGACCCGGAGTCGATCAACGACGTGCACGACGGCATCTCCATCGCCGGCGTGTTCGAGTCCGAGCCCACCCGCCGCGAGCAGCCCATCGGCTTCCGCGCCAGCGGCGGCCTCGCCTGGCTCGACAACGACGTCAAGCTGGTGCGGAACTACTTCTCCGACCCGACCGATCCCTTCGAGCTCTACAACGTGATCGACGATCCCGGGGAAGAGGACAACCTGATCGAGCAGCAGCCCGAACTCGCCGCCCGCATGCGGGCGGAACTGGATGCCTGGAACCGGTCCGTCGACGCGAGCATCACCGGCGCCGACTACCCGGAGGGCAGGGTGCTGCCTTCGGGACGCACAGAGGCGCGGAGCCACTCGTCCAGCGCGTCTCGATCCAGCGTCCCTGCTTCGAGTCCTCCAACCAAGAACTCGTAGGCCTCCCGAGTTTCGACCTCCAGCTTCCAGCCATTCAGCCGCAGGAAGACGTCGGTCGCGAAGAACGCGATGCGCTTGTTCCCGTCAACGAAGGCATGGTTCATCAGCAACGACTCGAACAGCGCCGCGGCCATCTCCACCACGTCGTGGTAGTAGCCAGACTTAGGGCGGAAGAGCGCACTCTCCGCCAGCCCCAGGTCGCGCACGCCGGCTGAGCCACCAAAGCGCTCGATCAGCCGCTCGTGCAGCGCCAGTAGCTCGTCGAGCGTGAGGAACTGGACTCGGTCCACGGATCAGCGACGATAGACCGGTTACTGCGCGAGGAGCTTCCCCAACTCCTCGTTCTCGCGCATCGAGTCCTCCAGATGCCGCAGTACGTCCGGCCTCACGCGGCGCCGCGCGAGATACTCCTCGACCGCCTCGGAAAGCAGGCCCGAGACGTTCCGTTTCGTCTCCCTTGCCAGGTCACGAAGTTCGTTCCAGGCTGCCTCGTCCACCTTCGAGCTGATCTTGATCGCCGTCATCGAAACGCCTCCGGTCTCATCTACCCGCCACGTCCTGACGTGTCATGATACGTCAAGCTAGACCGCATCAGTGAATCACCCCCCGCAGCCGAGGATCCAGCAGATCCCGCAGGGCGTCCCCCACACAGTTGAACGACAGCACGAGCAGGAAGATCGCCACGCCCGGGACGATCGAGAGCAGCGGCTGCTGCTCGAGCATCGGGAAGGCCTGCTGGAGCATGTTGCCCCAGGTGGGGGTGGGCGGCTGGATGCCGACGCCGACGAAGCCGAGGGCGGCTTCGGTCAACACCGCGTAGCCCATGCTGAGGGTGCTCTGGACGATCACCGGGGCGATGCAGTTGGGCAGGATGTGGCGAACGATGATGCGCGGGTGGCTGAGGCCGAGCGACTCCGCGGCCTTGACGAAGTCCCGCTCACGGATGGAGAGCCCCTGGCTGCGGACGATCCTGGCCATCCAGGGCACGTTGGCGATGCCGATGGCGATGATCACCGTGCGCAGCGAGCCGCCGAGGGCGGCGGCCAGACCGACCGCGATCAGCAGGCTGGGGAACGTGACCAGCGCGTCCATGAGCCGCATCAGCACGTCGTCGACGCGGCCGCGGAAGTAGACGGACAGCAGGCCGAGAGGCACTCCCAGCAACACGCCCAATCCAACGGCGCCGAGGCTGACCAAGAGCGCGATCCGCGCACCGACGATCAACCGCGCCAGCGTGTCGCGGCCCATCTGGTCCGAGCCGAGCCAGTGCGCGGCGCTGGGACCCGAGAGGAGGTTGTCGAAGTCCATCTCCTCGGCGTCGACGGGGACGATCCAGGGCGACAGCACCGCCGCCGCGGCAATCAGCGCCAGCACGACGAGGCCAGCGAGCGCCTGCGGCACGGAGGCGAGCTTCCGCAGCAGCTCGAGGGTCGGGTGGCCCGGGCTGGCGGCGAGGCTAGTCACCGAACTTGATCCTCGGGTCGAGCCAGGCGCAGGCGAGGTCGGTGACCAGGTTGGCGGCGAGCACGGCGACCGCCATCAGCAGCACCGCCGCCTGCACGACCAGGAAGTCGCGGGCGAAGATCGCCTGCACGATGTACTGGCCGGTGCCGGGGATGCCGAAGAGCGTCTCGATGACGATCGCGCCGGCGAAGATGCGGCCGGTCTGCAGACCGAGAATCGTGATGACCGGCAGCAGCGCGTTGCGCAGGGCATGCGACCAGATCACCGTGCGCTCCCTCGAACCCCGGGCGCGCGAGGTGCGCAGGTAGTCCTGGGCGAGCACCTCGAGCATGGCCGAGCGGCTCTGCCGCATGATCAAGGCGCAGCTCGTCACGCCGAGGGCGAAGGCCGGCAGGACCATGTGGCGAAGGCTCTGCAACGGATCGTCGAAGAGGCTCACGTAGCCCTGGCTCGGCAGCCAGCCGAGCCCCACGCCGAAGAGCAGGATCGCCATGATGCCGAGCCAGAAGTTCGGGATGGCGACCCCGCCGATGGAGACCACCGTCGCCGCGTAGTCGATCGGTTTGCCGCGATAGACCGCGGAGGCGATGCCCGCCGGCACGCCGACGAGTACGGCGAGAATCCAGGCCGCCAGGCCGAACTGCAGGGTCACCAGAGCCCGGCCGCCGAGTTCCTCCGCCACCGGGCGCATGTTCTGGGTCGAACGGCCGAAGTCGCCCTGGAGGACGTTGCCGAGCCAGATCAGGTACTGGACGATCACCGGTTCGTCCAGGTGGTGACGTTCGCGGATGAGCTGCAACTGCTCCTCGTCGAGCGCCTCGCCGGGTCCGATGAACGCCCGCGCCGGGTCGCCCGGAATCGCGAGCATCAGCGCGAACACCAGGAACGTGACCAGGAGGAGGACGGGCACCGCCTGCAACAGGCGGCGCGCGAGGTAGCTGCGCAGGTGCTACTCCTCCAGCCAGATCGTCGCGAAGTTCATCTTGCCGTCCCAGCCCATCAACTGGTCGAGGTTGCGCACCCTCCCGGGCGCCGCCGCGAAGGTCACGCCGTAGAGCAGCGGCGTGAACCAGGCCTCGCCGAGCACCGTCCGGTTGAGCTCGATGTAGACCTGCTTGCGGGCGTCGTTGTCGTAGAGCGAGGCGCCCAGTTCCACGAGTTCATCGACGTCCGGCCGCAGCACGTTGCCCGGGTTGTAGTAGCCGTCGCTCTTGTAGGCCAGCGAGGCCATCCAGTCCGGCTCGGGATAGCGGCTCCAGGAGGTGATGAACATCGGGTACTCCTGGCCGTGGTTGAACCTCTCGGTCGCCGGTCCGCTCGACAGCACGTCGATGTCCATGTGGATGCCGATCTTCTTCAGCATCGCCCGCACCACCTCGGCGCTGGAGACGAGGAGGGGATTGTGGTGGGTGACCGCGGTGAACTCCAGGCCGCTCTCAAGCCCGGCCCTTTCGAGGTACTGCCGGGCCTTGTCGACGTCATAGGTCGGCCGTTCGCCGTCCGGCTCGTGGACCCAGGAACCCACCGGCCACATTCCCGCGTCGGCCTCGATCGCGCGGTCGAAGAAGATCGCCCTGTTGATCACGGTCGGGTCGACGGCGTGCGCGATCGCCAGCCGGACGTTCACGTCGTCGAGCGGCGGCTTGTCGACATTGAACACCAGTGTCAGCGCGATGCCGCCGCCCGGCATCGTCTCGATCCGGACCCGCTCGTCGCGCTCGAAGGTCGATACGTCCTTGTAGGGGAGGTAGGTGACGTCGATCTCGCCGGTGCGCAGGGCGGCGGCGCGGACGGTCTCGTCGCGGATCACCCGGATCGTCACCTCGTCGAGATACGGAAGCTGGTTGCCGTGCTCGTCGCGACCCCAGTAGTCCTCGTTCCTCACGAAGTGCACGAGGGTGCCGGTGATCACCTCCTTCACCCTGAACGGCCCGGTTCCCGACGGATTCCAGCCGTAGTCCGGGCCGAGCGCCTCGATCGCGGCCGGCGAGCTCATCACACCGCCGCGGTCGGCCAGCATGCCGAAACCCGCGCCCCACGGCCGCGCCAGATCGAAGCGCACGGTGTACTCGTCGATCACCTGGACCCCCTCGATCACCGCCAGCGAAGCGCGCGGCGTGGCGACCGTCTCGGGGTCCAGAATCCGCTCGATGTTGGTCTTCACCGCATGGGCATTGAAGGGTGTGCCGTCATGGAAGACGACGCCCTCCCGCAGGTGGAACGTGATCGAGTCGGGATCCGTCGCGATCTCCCAGGAGGTGGCGAGCGAGGTCTCCGGCCGCGGATTGAGCTGCGGATCCGCGTCGACCAGTTGATCGAAGATCTGCCGCCAGAAGTAGGCGTCAGCGCCCGACCGGCCCAGGATCGCGTCGAGGGACGTGGGTTCGAGTGAATGGCCCACCCGCAGATGGCCGCCGTAGCGCGGACCGCCGACGGCGGGGGGTCGGGGCGCCAGAGCGGCGGGCTCCAGCCGGTCGGCGCGGCTCTCGGGCGCGCAGCCGACGACGAACGTCAGTAGCCCCGCAAGCAGAAGCAGCAACGCGGATACGCTCGCCCTCAACGGCGACGGCAGTGGAACGACAGACATCTCAGGAACGTGCAACTCTATTGACTCACGGGACGCATACGATGAGAAAGCAAGCCGCACTCCTGATCCTCGGCGCGCTGCTCGCCGTGCCCTCCACCGCACAGCCCGGCGACCGGTCGGACCAGTTGCTGCTGGCGGCCGCGGCGCCGAATCGGCAGACGGGCCTTGAAGAGCGCCCGAACGTCCTGTTCATCGTCGCCGACGACCTGAACGTCGCGCTCGGCGCCTACCTCGACTCGGCGCCTTCTCCGCAGTATGCCGGCGCCAAGACCCCGAACCTGGACCGGCTGGCCGCCGAGGGCATCCGCTTCGACCGCGCCTACGTGCAGAACCCGCTCTGCAACCCCTCGCGGACCTCATTCCTGAGCGGACTGCGGCCGTCCACGACGGACATCCACAACGGGCAGACCCCTCCCCGCACGAAGATCGGCGACGACTTGCGCATGCTGCCGGAGCACTTCCACGACCACGGCTACTTCACGGCCCGGGTCGGGAAGATCGCGCACAACATCTTCGAGCACGCGGTGTCCTGGGACGTGTCGAACTTCGCCCTGTCGCGAGAGCCCGAAATGCGCCTTCACCTGCCGGGCTACCTGCCCGGCGTCGACCTGTCCGTCGAACGCGACAACACCTGGGTGGACGGTTCCGAGGACGGCATGTCACGCGCCGATGTCCTCGCACCCCTCGGCCGGCAAGGAGGTCTGCCCCTGTCATGGCGCGCGACGCACGAATCGCCGCGCATGACGCCGGACGGAACCACGGCGACGCGGATCGTCCAGTTGCTGGCCGAGAACCGGGACAAGCCCTTCTTCATCGCCGCCGGTTTCCACAAACCCCATCAACCGTGGGTCGGCCCCGTGGAGTTCTTCGACCAGCACCCGGTCGACGAGATTCAACTGCCGCAGACGCCGCCGGACGACACCGCCGACCTGCCCGCCGCGGCGTTCCGAATCCTGCCGGACGACGCCGCCCACACGGAGAGGCAGCGCAAGCAGGCGATCGCCGCGTACCACGCGATGGTCACGATGACCGACTTCTACGTCGGCCAGTTGCTGGACGCCCTGGAGCTGCTCGATCTCGCCGACTCCACGATCGTCGTGTTCACCAGCGACCACGGCTTTCAACTGAACGAGCACGGCGGACTGTGGCGCAAGACGGTCCAGTTCGAGGAGTCGACCCGCGTGCCGCTCCTCGTCCGGCTTCCGGACGGCCGGCAGGCCGGTGAGGTCGCCGGCGGACTCGTGGAACTGGTCGACCTGTACCCAACGCTCGTCGAATTGGCCAACCTGCCGGCCCCGGTGCATGAACTCGAAGGCACGAGCTTCAGGCCGCTGCTCGACGATCCGGCCCGCCCGTGGAAATCGGCGGCCTTCTCGGAATCGATCCGCCAGGGCTTCCACGGCCGCACCCTGCGAACGCAGCGCTACCGTTACACGGAATGGACGCCGCTGAGAGCGGCCGGCGCTGAGACGGAGCGCGAGCTCTACGACCTCGAGGAAGATCCCTTCGAGTACGAGAACCTGGCTTCCGACCCGGGTCGCCGCGAACAGATCAAGGAACTGTCCCGCCGCCTCCGCGCGGGTTGGCGTGCGGCGCTACCGGAGTCGATCTGACGCAGCCGGCGGCCGCCCCGCGACTCCCGGGCCGCCGCCAAACGTGGCGGGCAAGGCTCCGGGAGCGAGAGCAAGCGCTCGACCGTTCGGCGAGCACGCTCGACACCCGGACCGACATCCCGTTCCGCGAAGTCCTGCGCATCTTCGGACGGGCCCTCTCCTACATGCGCCTGTTCAAGGCCCGGGTGGCCACGAAGTTCGGGTTCTTGACCGCGGAGATGGCGTTCCGGCTGCTCGTCGCGCCCTGGCCGGGCAAGGTCGTCGTCGACCACGTCATCCTCGGCATGCCCATCGTCGACGCGGCCGGCTTCCCCTCATACCTAAGCCCTTTCGTGCTGTTCCTGGCCGGCAAGGGCCCGCTGGAGATCATGGCGTGGGTACTCGTCCTCGGCGTCTTCATGGTGACCGTGTTCGGGTTCACGACGAACCGGGGCACCGTCAGGTCCGCGACCGGGATGCCCACCGGAGCATCCGCGGCGTCGTCGGGCGGCGCCACCGTCCTCCTCCAGCAGGGGCACGGCACCCTGGCCCAGGGGCACGACACGGCCACCCGGACCGAGAACGAGGCCAACCGGGGCTCCGGCCTGATGGGAGGCATTCTCGGACTCCTCGACTTCCGGGTGCACCTGCGCCTGACCCAGTCGATGAATCACCTGCTCAGGACGAAACTCGCCGAGCGGATCAAGCGCCTGCCGATGACGACCCTGGACGACCAGCGGATCGGCGACAGCATCTACCGCGTCCTCTACGACACGACGAGCGTCAGCCGCGTTCTCTACGAGGTGGGTCTCGAGTTCTACTCCCACGCGCTCGGCATCACGATCAGCGCGATGATGATGTACACGTACTTCGGCGACGCTCCAGAGGTCATCCTGCTGGCCGCCCTGTCGCTGCCGATCATGCTCATCTTCGTCGGTCCATTCGCGCGGATGGCACGGCGCAGAAGCCAGGCCAGCCGCGCCTCGGGCGCCGCGACGACGGCGAACATCGAAGAGGGCATGAGCAATGTGCTCGCCGTGCAGAGCCTCGGTGGAAACGAGCGGGAAGGCCAGCGATTCAGGAAGGCCAGCGAGGAGTCCTTCAGGCGCTTTCGCATCGAGTCGCTGCTCAAGCTGACCTACCAGCAATTCGGCAGCCTGGCCTTCCTGCTGAGCCAGGTCCTGTTCTTCGTCGTTATCGCCGGACGCGTGATCGACGGCACGTTCACGGCCGGCGACTACTTCGTCCTCAACTACTACTTCTTCGTCCTGAGCGCGACGTTCAGCGGGATGGGCTTCATCTACCCGGTTCTGCAGGACAACATCGCCGGACTGCGCCGGGTGTTCTTCCTGATGGACCTGCCATCGGAGAAGACGGGCGAAGGCGTCGAGCTGCCCCGGATCAGCCGCGGCGTCGAGATGAAGGGCGTCGGGCTGACGTATCCCGACGGTCGCCGGGCGTTGCGCGGCATCAACCTGGATGCCCGCCTGGGCGAGATCGTCGCATTCGTCGGCCCGACCGGCGCGGGCAAGACGAGCCTCGCCTACCTGGTGCCGGCCTTCGTTCAGCCAACCGAAGGCACGGTGGCGATCGACGGCGTCGACCTGAAGGACGTATCGGTCGACAGCCTCCGCGATCAGGTCTCCTACGTCTTCCAGGAGACGCAACTGTTCTCCGACTCGATCTTCGAGAACATCCGCTACGGGAACACGGACGCGACCGAGGCGCAAGTCGAGCGTGCCGCGCGCGTCGCCGGTGCCCACGACTTCATTGCCGCCCTGCCCGACGGCTACCGGACCAACCTCGGCACCGTGACCAGCAAGCTCTCGGTCGGCCAGAAGCAGCGCATCGCGATTGCCCGCGGGCTACTGCGGGACGCGCGCATCCTGATCCTCGACGAACCGACTTCCGCGCTCGACCCGGAGACCGAGGCCTACCTGGTCGACGCGCTGCACGAAGCGGCGAAGCACAAACTGGTCATCATCATCGCCCACCGCCTGTCGACGATCGCCAACGCGGACCGGATCTACTTCCTGGAGGAAGGAGAGATCCGGGAACAGGGAACTCACGAGGAGCTGATGGCCGTGCCCGACGGGCACTACCGGCGCTACGCCACGCTACAGGCCGGGGCGCACTGAGATCGCTGCGAACGCTCCTAGAAGCGGACTCCGACCACCATTCGGAGCTCCCTCGGCACCTGGTAGGAGACGCGTCCCGGGAACGGTCTGCCGTTGAACGGATTGACGATGATCTGCTCCTGCTCGTCCGTTGCGTTCGCCAACTCGGCTCGCAACTGCCCTTCCACTCGTCCGCCCAGCGGGAAGTCCCAGGTCGCGGTCAGGTGGATGTTCATCGTGTTCTCCAGTTCGTTGGAGCCGCGCGGCGCGAGGTACCTCTCCGTGATGATCCTCTGCCCGCTCGCCGGATGAGCGACCGTGGCCCGGCCGATCCGGGTCCAGGGGCGCCCCGAGCGGAACCAGCCGGTCGCACCGAGGCCCAGTCGGTGGCTCCCCAGCTCCCAGTACTTGAGCGCCATCACGTTCAGGTTGTGGGTGC
Encoded proteins:
- a CDS encoding ABC transporter ATP-binding protein, with the translated sequence MACGATGVDLTQPAAAPRLPGRRQTWRARLREREQALDRSASTLDTRTDIPFREVLRIFGRALSYMRLFKARVATKFGFLTAEMAFRLLVAPWPGKVVVDHVILGMPIVDAAGFPSYLSPFVLFLAGKGPLEIMAWVLVLGVFMVTVFGFTTNRGTVRSATGMPTGASAASSGGATVLLQQGHGTLAQGHDTATRTENEANRGSGLMGGILGLLDFRVHLRLTQSMNHLLRTKLAERIKRLPMTTLDDQRIGDSIYRVLYDTTSVSRVLYEVGLEFYSHALGITISAMMMYTYFGDAPEVILLAALSLPIMLIFVGPFARMARRRSQASRASGAATTANIEEGMSNVLAVQSLGGNEREGQRFRKASEESFRRFRIESLLKLTYQQFGSLAFLLSQVLFFVVIAGRVIDGTFTAGDYFVLNYYFFVLSATFSGMGFIYPVLQDNIAGLRRVFFLMDLPSEKTGEGVELPRISRGVEMKGVGLTYPDGRRALRGINLDARLGEIVAFVGPTGAGKTSLAYLVPAFVQPTEGTVAIDGVDLKDVSVDSLRDQVSYVFQETQLFSDSIFENIRYGNTDATEAQVERAARVAGAHDFIAALPDGYRTNLGTVTSKLSVGQKQRIAIARGLLRDARILILDEPTSALDPETEAYLVDALHEAAKHKLVIIIAHRLSTIANADRIYFLEEGEIREQGTHEELMAVPDGHYRRYATLQAGAH